A window from Ictalurus furcatus strain D&B chromosome 16, Billie_1.0, whole genome shotgun sequence encodes these proteins:
- the LOC128620357 gene encoding cytochrome c oxidase assembly factor 4 homolog, mitochondrial — MASHSSHLPHDRSRPEEENDLVDQLISRTGCSALHYAIQECMAEHEDWRKCKTQVQDFKECMMPFQKARMEQLVKHKDSATENI, encoded by the coding sequence ATGGCATCCCATTCTTCACACTTGCCCCATGACCGGAGCAGACCAGAGGAGGAAAATGATTTGGTAGATCAGCTGATCTCTAGGACAGGTTGTTCTGCACTGCATTATGCAATTCAGGAGTGCATGGCAGAGCATGAAGACTGGAGGAAATGCAAGACACAGGTTCAGGACTTCAAAGAGTGCATGATGCCATTCCAGAAAGCTCGGATGGAGCAGCTGGTAAAACATAAagattcagccacagagaacatttga
- the LOC128620345 gene encoding olfactory receptor 1-like isoform X1 produces the protein MLIFDFSQVFSSSQMADNITSILSLTSTNATFIRPSTFYITGLYNIPHAKYYYLFLCFVYTVTFLGNSFIMGTIYLARSLHTAKYIAVFNLALSDLCGSSALIPKLLDMLLFENQSISYEACLSNMFFVYCFMTLQCLTLLALAYDRLIAICYPLRYHAIVTKAAMIFIIGVMWVLSVSVNAVLVALITRLSFCRSTTVYSYFCDHGPIYKLACNDNTINSIMGNVCTATLLYFPLILIIASYVCIGFALQKIAHGVEQVKAMKTCTSHLILVAMFYLPIISVYTVALTTRIDTNIRIINTALTQTIPPMLNPIIYTLKTEEVMQAIKLLYKHIRLQQYLYYLKKTTSLIKADEEIHKSL, from the exons AtgttaatatttgatttttCACAGGTGTTTTCTAGCAGCCAGATGGCTGATAACATTACTTCCATTCTTTCATTAACATCAACAAATGCAACATTTATTCGCCCCTCAACATTTTACATCACTGGACTTTACAATATCCCACATGCAAAGTACtattatttgtttctttgcttTGTGTATACTGTCACCTTTTTGGGGAATTCTTTTATAATGGGCACCATCTACCTGGCACGCAGTTTACACACAGCCAAGTATATAGCTGTCTTCAACTTGGCTCTCTCTGATCTGTGTGGAAGCTCTGCTCTAATTCCAAAGCTCCTGGACATGTTACTGTTTGAGAATCAGAGTATATCCTATGAAGCCTGTTTGTCAAACATGTTCTTTGTTTATTGCTTTATGACCCTGCAGTGTCTTACTTTGCTTGCTTTAGCTTATGACAGACTAATTGCTATATGTTATCCTTTAAGGTATCATGCTATTGTTACCAAAGCAGCAATGATTTTCATTATTGGTGTCATGTGGGTTCTATCTGTGAGTGTCAATGCTGTCCTTGTAGCTCTAATTACTAGATTGTCCTTTTGTAGATCTACAACAGTTTATAGTTATTTCTGTGATCATGGCCCTATATACAAATTAGCCTGTAATGATAATACCATAAATTCCATAATGGGCAATGTCTGTACTGCTACCCTGCTTTACTTTCCGTTAATACTAATAATTGCCTCATATGTTTGTATTGGTTTTGCATTACAGAAAATTGCACATGGTGTTGAGCAAGTCAAAGCTATGAAAACCTGCACATCCCATCTTATATTAGTGGCCATGTTTTATCTCCCAATAATTAGTGTTTATACTGTAGCTCTTACCACACGTATAGACACAAATATCAGGATAATTAATACTGCCCTGACACAAACTATTCCACCCATGTTAAACCCCATCATATATACCTTAAAGACAGAGGAGGTAATGCAGGCTATTAAATTACTCTACAAACATATAAGAT tacaacaatatctttattatttaaaaaaaactacatcTTTGATAAAAGCAGatgaagaaatacataaatCACTATAG
- the LOC128620345 gene encoding olfactory receptor 1-like isoform X2, whose translation MLIFDFSQVFSSSQMADNITSILSLTSTNATFIRPSTFYITGLYNIPHAKYYYLFLCFVYTVTFLGNSFIMGTIYLARSLHTAKYIAVFNLALSDLCGSSALIPKLLDMLLFENQSISYEACLSNMFFVYCFMTLQCLTLLALAYDRLIAICYPLRYHAIVTKAAMIFIIGVMWVLSVSVNAVLVALITRLSFCRSTTVYSYFCDHGPIYKLACNDNTINSIMGNVCTATLLYFPLILIIASYVCIGFALQKIAHGVEQVKAMKTCTSHLILVAMFYLPIISVYTVALTTRIDTNIRIINTALTQTIPPMLNPIIYTLKTEEVMQAIKLLYKHIR comes from the coding sequence AtgttaatatttgatttttCACAGGTGTTTTCTAGCAGCCAGATGGCTGATAACATTACTTCCATTCTTTCATTAACATCAACAAATGCAACATTTATTCGCCCCTCAACATTTTACATCACTGGACTTTACAATATCCCACATGCAAAGTACtattatttgtttctttgcttTGTGTATACTGTCACCTTTTTGGGGAATTCTTTTATAATGGGCACCATCTACCTGGCACGCAGTTTACACACAGCCAAGTATATAGCTGTCTTCAACTTGGCTCTCTCTGATCTGTGTGGAAGCTCTGCTCTAATTCCAAAGCTCCTGGACATGTTACTGTTTGAGAATCAGAGTATATCCTATGAAGCCTGTTTGTCAAACATGTTCTTTGTTTATTGCTTTATGACCCTGCAGTGTCTTACTTTGCTTGCTTTAGCTTATGACAGACTAATTGCTATATGTTATCCTTTAAGGTATCATGCTATTGTTACCAAAGCAGCAATGATTTTCATTATTGGTGTCATGTGGGTTCTATCTGTGAGTGTCAATGCTGTCCTTGTAGCTCTAATTACTAGATTGTCCTTTTGTAGATCTACAACAGTTTATAGTTATTTCTGTGATCATGGCCCTATATACAAATTAGCCTGTAATGATAATACCATAAATTCCATAATGGGCAATGTCTGTACTGCTACCCTGCTTTACTTTCCGTTAATACTAATAATTGCCTCATATGTTTGTATTGGTTTTGCATTACAGAAAATTGCACATGGTGTTGAGCAAGTCAAAGCTATGAAAACCTGCACATCCCATCTTATATTAGTGGCCATGTTTTATCTCCCAATAATTAGTGTTTATACTGTAGCTCTTACCACACGTATAGACACAAATATCAGGATAATTAATACTGCCCTGACACAAACTATTCCACCCATGTTAAACCCCATCATATATACCTTAAAGACAGAGGAGGTAATGCAGGCTATTAAATTACTCTACAAACATATAAGATGA